A window from Vulcanimicrobium alpinum encodes these proteins:
- a CDS encoding GNAT family N-acetyltransferase — MPLEIERAKPGAADAFWREHDRDWRSELWNFRVVWHEQSHDLMARDGDAIAGSLRLRIAASLAHVDALYVVADRRRAGIGGLLLAHAEEIANYYNCHKMTVEVFHDRPAQRFFAACGYNVDAVLPQHTFKLDVAVLRKFLL, encoded by the coding sequence ATGCCGCTTGAGATCGAACGGGCCAAACCCGGCGCAGCCGATGCGTTTTGGCGCGAACACGATCGCGACTGGCGGTCGGAGTTATGGAACTTTCGCGTCGTGTGGCACGAGCAGTCGCACGATCTGATGGCACGCGACGGCGACGCGATCGCAGGGTCGCTGCGCCTGCGCATCGCGGCGTCGCTGGCGCACGTCGACGCGCTGTACGTCGTCGCCGATCGGCGGCGCGCCGGGATCGGAGGGCTCCTGCTCGCGCACGCCGAGGAGATCGCGAACTACTACAACTGCCACAAAATGACGGTCGAGGTCTTTCACGACCGCCCCGCGCAGCGCTTTTTCGCTGCTTGCGGCTACAATGTCGACGCGGTGCTTCCGCAGCACACGTTCAAACTCGACGTTGCCGTCCTGCGAAAATTCCTGCTCTAG